In Spirosoma aureum, a single genomic region encodes these proteins:
- a CDS encoding AraC family transcriptional regulator, with the protein MQDYQKLLALNLLAYAVQKNTSVDELCSQSGLEIDDLRSETKDQLTTEQVNKLWLNATDLSQDPLFGLHFGESLQATALGVVGELIRHSRTIGEALNHAVAFAHLITDAFVMELDQSNQAVAIRFIPNEERRRESPVAFRQKMDFFMAFTLHEVDGLILRKMQSIRVMLPVEGPDLPEYERVLRCRSIQNSSAYLIEFDHKYWDEPILTADYELQGLLLRKVSAMNDAFTNTKALSERINKFLLANAYLGVPTLDAIAANLNVSSRSLQRKLQEEGVTYQQLTDSIRKSLALHYLQSGHYPVKEVSYILGYNELSAFNRAFRRWTGTTPVSYQREIKQVL; encoded by the coding sequence ATGCAAGACTATCAGAAACTTTTAGCGCTCAACCTGCTGGCCTATGCCGTTCAGAAGAATACATCTGTCGACGAGTTATGCAGTCAATCAGGGTTGGAAATAGATGATCTGAGAAGCGAAACAAAAGACCAACTGACTACCGAACAGGTCAATAAACTCTGGCTTAATGCCACTGATCTGAGCCAAGACCCCTTATTTGGTCTTCATTTTGGTGAATCACTACAGGCGACAGCGCTGGGGGTTGTAGGCGAACTAATCCGGCATAGCCGCACCATTGGCGAAGCACTGAATCACGCTGTTGCTTTTGCCCATTTGATTACAGACGCATTCGTGATGGAACTGGATCAGTCCAATCAGGCGGTTGCCATTCGATTTATTCCGAATGAAGAACGTCGACGTGAATCGCCGGTTGCTTTTCGGCAGAAAATGGACTTTTTTATGGCCTTTACGCTCCACGAGGTCGATGGGCTGATCCTGCGTAAAATGCAGTCGATTCGGGTAATGCTTCCGGTTGAAGGACCTGATTTGCCGGAATATGAACGGGTGTTGCGTTGTCGATCAATTCAGAACAGTAGTGCGTATCTGATCGAGTTTGATCATAAATACTGGGATGAGCCTATTCTGACGGCTGATTATGAATTACAGGGGCTACTGCTCCGGAAGGTGAGTGCCATGAATGATGCGTTCACGAATACAAAAGCACTCAGTGAGCGAATCAATAAATTCCTGCTTGCGAATGCTTATCTGGGGGTTCCTACCCTTGACGCCATTGCGGCCAATTTGAATGTAAGCAGTCGGAGTTTGCAGCGAAAACTACAGGAAGAGGGCGTAACCTATCAGCAACTGACCGATTCAATCCGAAAATCCTTAGCCTTGCATTATTTGCAATCGGGTCATTACCCCGTTAAAGAAGTGTCGTATATACTGGGCTATAACGAGTTGAGTGCGTTCAATCGGGCGTTCCGGCGCTGGACCGGGACAACGCCGGTTAGTTATCAACGGGAAATAAAGCAGGTGTTATAG
- a CDS encoding nuclear transport factor 2 family protein: METQSMQVVSDFLIAVQQGNQAKLASSLHPDIEWSQPGNNRFSGTKKSSAEVFKMVGGMFDVSSNTLALTDVKVLTANGNSVACLVHWKAVQPNGGILDVDNIDVYTVENGQITKAKVYSADVAHEDEFWLK; this comes from the coding sequence ATGGAAACGCAATCAATGCAGGTAGTCAGTGATTTTTTAATCGCCGTTCAGCAGGGAAATCAGGCAAAACTGGCGTCATCTTTACACCCGGATATCGAATGGAGTCAGCCCGGCAACAACCGCTTCTCCGGCACAAAAAAATCGAGTGCAGAGGTTTTTAAGATGGTAGGCGGCATGTTTGACGTATCATCCAACACACTGGCCTTGACTGATGTGAAGGTTCTTACGGCCAACGGAAATAGCGTTGCCTGCCTGGTACACTGGAAAGCAGTTCAGCCTAACGGCGGCATACTCGATGTCGACAACATCGACGTCTACACGGTTGAAAATGGCCAGATTACCAAGGCTAAAGTATACTCTGCCGATGTAGCGCACGAAGATGAATTCTGGCTCAAGTAA
- a CDS encoding ATP-binding protein — MRRVGKTTAVRHLLAQVPHTNKLFLDLEKAENRYLLNQPMYRDVELDLQVQGVDLTKPAVIAIDEIQLVRNAPSVIKYLYDTYTIKFLLTGSSSYYLKNHFSESLAGRKRIFEMFPLNFAEFVAFRGIDTKTLKPFIRHSYQQSYYLKYKELYEEFLRYGGFPEVALADTDSDKASYLSDIINAYIELDIRLLSDFSASDDLVRLVRLIAAHTGSKIDYQKLGSLLGINRNKIKDYLTLLEYTYFIQSVPAFSRNTGREISQQRKLYLADTGLLNQLAHLNSGQVFENAIANQLRWLGQVQFYQRKTGQEIDFILNGQFAVEVKETPTLSDRSTLQKRAASIGLTDLMLIGRHPAPSDFRNFIWGGNLLPD; from the coding sequence ATGCGCCGAGTTGGTAAGACAACGGCTGTACGTCATCTCTTGGCACAGGTTCCTCATACGAACAAACTATTTCTGGATCTGGAAAAAGCAGAAAACCGATATTTGCTAAATCAACCCATGTATCGTGATGTTGAGCTGGACTTGCAGGTTCAGGGTGTGGATCTGACAAAACCTGCCGTTATAGCGATTGACGAAATTCAACTGGTCAGAAACGCCCCCAGCGTTATTAAATACCTATATGACACCTACACTATCAAATTTTTACTGACAGGGTCCAGTTCATACTACCTGAAGAATCACTTCTCAGAAAGCCTGGCTGGACGAAAGCGAATCTTCGAGATGTTTCCCCTCAATTTTGCTGAATTTGTTGCCTTCCGGGGAATAGATACAAAAACGCTAAAACCATTTATCCGGCACTCATACCAGCAAAGCTACTACCTGAAATACAAAGAGTTATACGAAGAATTTCTTCGATATGGTGGTTTCCCCGAGGTTGCACTGGCTGATACAGATTCGGACAAAGCTAGCTACCTGAGCGACATTATTAATGCCTATATTGAGTTAGACATTCGCCTGTTATCTGATTTTTCGGCCAGCGATGACCTGGTAAGGCTTGTAAGATTGATAGCAGCCCATACGGGCAGTAAAATAGACTACCAAAAGTTAGGGAGCTTATTGGGTATTAATCGAAATAAAATTAAAGACTATCTGACACTACTTGAGTATACATATTTCATCCAAAGTGTACCGGCCTTTAGCCGAAATACTGGTCGTGAGATTTCTCAACAACGCAAACTGTATCTTGCCGATACGGGTCTGCTAAATCAACTGGCCCACCTGAATAGTGGTCAGGTTTTTGAGAATGCCATTGCCAATCAATTACGCTGGTTAGGGCAGGTACAATTCTATCAACGTAAAACAGGCCAGGAAATCGATTTTATTCTGAATGGACAGTTTGCTGTTGAAGTAAAAGAGACACCAACATTGAGTGATCGATCAACCTTGCAAAAAAGAGCAGCTAGCATTGGCCTAACCGACCTGATGCTAATTGGCCGCCATCCGGCACCCAGCGATTTTAGAAACTTTATCTGGGGTGGCAATCTACTACCAGACTGA
- a CDS encoding ribonuclease HII: protein MLKSYYNADAIEAGLDEVGRGCLAGPVVAAAVILPKDYTHPILNDSKQLTRTQRETLRTDIKRDALAWAVAEVSHEDIDRINILKASFLAMHRAVDALVIQPEHLLVDGNRFVPYPMISHTCIIKGDAHFLSIAAASVLAKTYRDDLMEQLGLEFPAYGWARNVGYPTPVHREAIRKFGPTKYHRMSFRLL, encoded by the coding sequence ATGCTTAAATCGTATTATAATGCTGACGCAATCGAAGCTGGGTTGGATGAAGTTGGGCGCGGCTGTTTGGCTGGTCCGGTAGTAGCTGCTGCGGTGATCTTACCCAAAGACTATACGCATCCGATTCTGAACGACTCTAAACAACTGACCCGCACGCAACGGGAAACACTCCGCACCGACATAAAACGCGATGCGCTGGCGTGGGCAGTGGCCGAAGTTTCGCACGAGGATATTGATCGGATTAATATTTTGAAAGCGAGTTTTCTGGCCATGCATCGTGCCGTCGATGCGCTTGTGATTCAACCGGAGCATTTATTGGTTGATGGCAATCGCTTTGTACCGTATCCGATGATTTCGCACACGTGCATTATAAAGGGCGATGCTCATTTTCTGTCGATTGCAGCTGCTTCAGTGCTGGCCAAAACCTACCGAGACGATTTGATGGAGCAACTTGGACTGGAGTTTCCTGCTTATGGATGGGCCAGGAATGTAGGTTATCCAACGCCTGTTCATCGGGAGGCTATCCGGAAGTTCGGGCCAACGAAATACCACCGCATGAGCTTTCGGCTTTTATAA
- a CDS encoding VWA domain-containing protein, producing the protein MEPWYSFHWFDPDLWAQFRFTNPLALYLIPTIGLLLAIRYYLHRGGQQRLNLSLGSIGGRSQAERLNENAVRANQILISSLRFLLPGSILIAMSLLLVALARPQLVETHRVEQSEGIDIMLAMDVSSSMTETDLPPNRLAAAKRVAQTFINGRKSDRIGLVVFAGEAFSLCPLTTDHDLLKQYLSELDDKMIDASGTAIGDALARCINRMRESGVLSQDSTQSVKKRSKIVILISDGDNTAGNLDPITAARLAKAFNIRLYTIAVGRVTRSGTSASTIDEGILKTIAGIGSGSFFRAIDAGRLRSVFAQIDRLEKAPVRMLVYEDVQDCYRAYLYWAISFLLFALCLKTTIVGNILED; encoded by the coding sequence ATGGAACCCTGGTACTCATTTCACTGGTTTGACCCGGATCTATGGGCGCAATTTCGGTTCACTAATCCGTTGGCTCTTTACCTGATTCCAACGATAGGGTTACTATTGGCAATACGGTACTACCTGCATCGGGGGGGACAACAACGCCTAAACCTGTCGCTGGGGTCGATAGGGGGGCGGAGTCAGGCTGAGCGGCTTAACGAGAATGCGGTTCGAGCCAATCAGATTCTGATTAGTTCGTTGCGATTTCTGTTGCCCGGTAGCATCTTAATCGCCATGAGTCTTTTACTGGTAGCCCTGGCGCGGCCTCAGCTTGTGGAAACGCATCGTGTGGAGCAGTCAGAAGGAATTGATATAATGCTGGCTATGGACGTGTCGTCGTCTATGACCGAAACCGATCTGCCGCCCAATCGTCTGGCAGCAGCTAAACGGGTTGCCCAAACGTTTATCAATGGTCGCAAAAGCGACCGCATTGGTCTGGTTGTTTTTGCCGGAGAAGCGTTTTCTTTGTGCCCACTCACGACCGATCATGACTTGCTGAAGCAGTATTTAAGCGAACTTGACGACAAGATGATCGACGCATCGGGTACCGCCATTGGCGATGCACTGGCTCGTTGCATTAACCGGATGCGCGAATCTGGTGTGTTAAGCCAGGATTCAACGCAATCTGTAAAGAAGCGGAGTAAGATCGTGATTCTGATCAGCGATGGTGATAATACGGCTGGTAACCTCGATCCCATTACGGCAGCTCGGTTAGCCAAAGCGTTTAATATCCGGCTTTATACCATTGCTGTTGGTCGGGTTACCCGTTCCGGCACGTCGGCTTCGACCATTGATGAGGGTATTCTGAAAACGATTGCCGGTATTGGCAGTGGCAGTTTTTTTCGGGCAATCGATGCCGGTCGATTGCGGTCTGTTTTTGCCCAGATCGACCGCCTGGAAAAAGCGCCTGTTCGAATGCTGGTCTACGAAGATGTACAGGATTGCTATCGGGCTTATTTATACTGGGCCATCTCATTTCTATTGTTTGCATTGTGTCTGAAAACCACCATTGTCGGAAATATACTGGAAGATTAA
- a CDS encoding DUF58 domain-containing protein, protein MDEFLARLRNFDIQIRKAVNSQMRGSFRSVFKGSGLEFSDLRIYQYGDDVRAIDWNVSSKGHGTFVKVFREEKDQTVFFVVDVSASQQVGPQHRAKLDATKEVCGVLAMSAIREASHVGLYCFSDQKERYIKPSNSLKTGYQLIMSLFKLQPESARTNLADALLFTLNCLKRRSVVILLSDFIDQGYEHNLKALARKHDLVVIHFYDQREVNLPRLGIIPVHDTENGRTVWLNTSSASFRNRLRETFQQNQARLERLCKQFNANYLVLDSQEDFIPKLIDLFRIRKYQ, encoded by the coding sequence ATGGACGAGTTCTTGGCCCGGCTACGTAATTTCGATATTCAGATCCGAAAGGCAGTCAACTCGCAGATGCGCGGTAGCTTTCGATCAGTTTTTAAAGGATCAGGACTGGAGTTCAGTGATTTACGTATCTATCAGTACGGCGATGATGTGCGGGCTATCGACTGGAACGTGTCGTCAAAAGGGCACGGTACGTTCGTAAAAGTATTTCGGGAAGAGAAAGATCAGACCGTTTTTTTTGTCGTCGATGTTAGCGCATCACAGCAGGTCGGCCCGCAGCACCGGGCTAAATTAGATGCCACCAAAGAGGTTTGTGGTGTGCTGGCCATGTCGGCCATTCGCGAAGCCAGCCACGTTGGTTTATACTGTTTTTCGGATCAGAAGGAGCGATATATCAAGCCGTCAAACAGCTTAAAAACGGGTTATCAGTTGATAATGAGCCTGTTTAAGTTACAGCCAGAGTCGGCCCGCACTAACCTGGCTGATGCGTTGCTGTTTACGCTGAACTGTCTTAAACGCCGTAGTGTCGTTATCCTGCTCTCCGACTTTATCGATCAGGGTTACGAACATAATCTGAAGGCACTGGCAAGAAAACACGATTTGGTCGTTATTCATTTTTATGACCAGCGCGAGGTGAATTTACCCCGGCTTGGTATTATTCCGGTTCACGATACCGAAAATGGCCGGACGGTCTGGCTCAATACCTCGTCGGCCTCATTCCGAAACCGTCTGCGCGAAACGTTTCAGCAAAACCAAGCCCGGCTGGAGCGGCTTTGTAAACAATTTAATGCCAATTATCTGGTGCTCGATTCGCAGGAAGATTTTATACCGAAGCTTATTGACTTATTTCGGATCAGAAAGTATCAATGA
- a CDS encoding DUF4296 domain-containing protein encodes MRWHLMKQTIWMALAMLGIGLLPSCQSAEDKRPENLIPEDRMADILTEVHMAESRVSRLGLRSIDSSNLAYKHLENQIFRKFKVDTAAYTKSYTYYSSHPSEMEAIYKQVVDNLKKKTEVSKKPTRS; translated from the coding sequence ATGCGTTGGCATCTGATGAAACAAACCATCTGGATGGCCCTGGCAATGCTTGGTATAGGACTGTTGCCGAGTTGCCAGTCCGCCGAAGATAAACGCCCGGAAAATCTAATTCCTGAGGATCGTATGGCCGATATTCTGACCGAAGTACATATGGCCGAATCGCGTGTCAGCCGTTTGGGGCTTCGATCGATCGATTCGTCCAATTTAGCGTATAAGCATCTGGAAAATCAGATTTTCAGGAAATTTAAGGTAGATACAGCGGCCTATACGAAAAGCTATACGTATTACTCATCGCACCCGAGTGAAATGGAAGCCATCTATAAGCAGGTAGTCGATAACCTGAAAAAGAAAACGGAAGTCTCAAAAAAACCAACCCGTTCATGA
- the hemG gene encoding protoporphyrinogen oxidase: MTIGIIGAGVSGLALAYELQQQGIDYHIWESAGRAGGYIGSQWATGPTGQQYLRELGPNSLLGDADLLLWLDKLGITPELTFSKPVSKARYIFRDGQYRQLPSGPPSLLFGNFFSWKTKLAILRERNNKTKSPEGETLAQFFRRRFSNEIVDYALAPFVGGIYAGDPEHLLVSETFPILLHYEKEYGSVLRGLIKNQSAAGRRQSFSFRDGMQALPNALANRLTNLSLNDPVERITRTSDGWQVEAATGTQTVDTLVLAIGTDAASRLVAATYPDFAAALREVEYPPMTAIHSVYKRADVQHPLNGFGGLNPKVEGRFASGHIWSSSIFEGRCPDDEVLITTMVGGQSGERNARLPDSVLFEKVHQELSTSFGITAKEPVFRALTRWERAIPQYDSRIVAVKQQAEAVEKDGLLVCANWYKGVSLSDCLGKARQLANQLSSKSLINKF, translated from the coding sequence ATGACTATTGGCATTATCGGCGCAGGAGTTTCGGGGCTTGCACTCGCCTATGAACTCCAGCAGCAAGGTATAGACTATCACATTTGGGAATCAGCCGGACGAGCCGGTGGCTACATTGGCTCACAATGGGCAACAGGACCAACAGGACAACAATATCTGCGCGAGTTAGGTCCTAATTCGTTGCTTGGCGACGCTGATCTATTGCTTTGGCTCGACAAACTGGGCATCACGCCAGAATTGACGTTCAGTAAACCCGTCAGTAAAGCGCGCTATATTTTTCGCGATGGTCAGTACCGGCAGTTACCATCAGGTCCGCCATCGCTTTTGTTCGGCAATTTTTTTAGCTGGAAAACCAAACTGGCTATCTTACGCGAGCGGAACAACAAAACGAAATCGCCCGAAGGAGAAACATTAGCGCAATTTTTCAGGCGCCGTTTTTCCAATGAGATTGTCGATTATGCGCTGGCACCGTTTGTTGGCGGAATTTACGCGGGCGACCCCGAACATCTGCTTGTCTCCGAAACATTTCCAATACTTCTGCACTATGAAAAAGAGTATGGATCGGTACTGCGGGGGTTGATAAAAAATCAATCGGCCGCTGGACGTCGCCAGTCGTTCAGTTTCCGGGATGGCATGCAGGCATTGCCCAACGCCCTGGCCAACCGGCTCACTAATCTGTCGCTCAACGACCCGGTCGAGCGTATTACCCGAACCAGCGACGGCTGGCAGGTCGAAGCAGCAACCGGCACCCAAACCGTTGATACACTGGTACTGGCTATTGGCACTGATGCAGCCTCCCGACTGGTAGCAGCTACCTACCCTGATTTTGCAGCTGCGCTTCGCGAGGTCGAATACCCACCCATGACCGCCATTCACTCGGTCTATAAACGGGCTGATGTTCAGCATCCTCTAAACGGTTTTGGTGGACTGAATCCAAAAGTCGAGGGTCGTTTTGCATCTGGACACATCTGGAGCAGTTCCATTTTTGAGGGTCGTTGCCCCGACGATGAAGTACTGATTACGACAATGGTGGGTGGCCAGTCGGGTGAGCGCAACGCTCGCCTTCCCGATAGCGTACTGTTCGAAAAGGTTCATCAGGAATTAAGTACCAGTTTTGGAATAACGGCAAAAGAACCTGTTTTTCGAGCTCTCACTCGCTGGGAACGAGCCATTCCGCAGTATGATTCCAGGATAGTGGCGGTAAAGCAGCAGGCTGAAGCTGTTGAGAAAGATGGGTTGCTGGTATGTGCCAATTGGTATAAGGGTGTTTCGCTCTCCGATTGTCTTGGTAAAGCCCGGCAACTGGCTAATCAATTGAGCAGCAAATCACTGATTAACAAATTTTAA
- a CDS encoding polyprenol monophosphomannose synthase, whose translation MKERLVVIPTYNEIENIEAIIRKVFSLPEPFDLLIVDDGSPDGTARRVRDLQEEYNGSGSPSRLHLLERRGKLGLGTAYIDGFKWALSRGYQYLFEMDADFSHNPDDLIKLYHACADEGPDRADVAVGSRYIRGVNVVNWPMGRVLMSYFAGVYVRFITGMSIMDPTAGFVCYRHDVLEVILHNPIKFVGYAFQIEMKFTCWKYGFRIKEVPIIFTDRTKGVSKMSTKIFKEAVFGVLQMKVSSFFRHYIPRRQAAETMAEPVDAV comes from the coding sequence GTGAAAGAACGTCTGGTAGTAATTCCCACTTATAATGAAATTGAGAACATTGAAGCTATTATCCGTAAAGTGTTCTCACTGCCAGAGCCGTTCGATCTACTGATCGTTGACGATGGCTCACCCGATGGAACGGCCCGGCGCGTTCGTGATTTACAGGAGGAATATAATGGGAGTGGTTCGCCGTCCCGGTTGCATCTGCTCGAACGGCGTGGTAAACTCGGCCTGGGCACGGCGTATATCGATGGGTTTAAATGGGCCTTATCACGGGGTTACCAATATCTTTTCGAGATGGACGCCGACTTCTCGCACAACCCCGATGACCTTATCAAGCTTTATCATGCCTGCGCCGATGAAGGGCCCGACCGCGCGGATGTAGCTGTTGGCTCTCGCTATATTCGTGGGGTTAACGTTGTCAACTGGCCAATGGGGCGGGTGTTGATGTCCTATTTTGCCGGCGTGTATGTGCGGTTCATTACCGGCATGTCGATTATGGACCCAACAGCAGGTTTTGTGTGCTACCGTCATGATGTACTGGAAGTGATTCTTCACAACCCAATCAAATTTGTCGGTTATGCCTTCCAGATCGAAATGAAATTCACCTGCTGGAAGTACGGTTTTCGAATTAAAGAGGTGCCCATCATTTTTACCGACCGTACAAAGGGCGTTTCTAAAATGTCTACCAAAATCTTCAAGGAGGCAGTTTTCGGTGTTCTGCAAATGAAAGTCAGTAGTTTTTTCCGACACTACATTCCACGCCGACAAGCCGCCGAAACAATGGCCGAGCCGGTTGATGCGGTTTAA
- the aac(3) gene encoding aminoglycoside 3-N-acetyltransferase, whose amino-acid sequence MLLVGNSLYWTRRLLGEQLTTIGLHAGDAVMVHAGLRSVGPMLNGPDALIGAILDVIGSEGTLLCYVNWDSQHENALDETGRVPNALKPDIPPFHPLYSRASRDHGAFAEFVRTTPGAQRSLNPGASVVAIGGRASWFIADHPLDYGYGPGSPFAKLVSISGKVLMIGAPLDTMSLLHHAEHLAQIPGKHIRRMEVPLQINGHVDWRMIEEFDTVDPVVDGLEADYFKTIVEEFLATKGGNEGIIGAAPSVLISAADIVPFAVRWLEQRFG is encoded by the coding sequence ATGCTACTGGTTGGAAATAGCCTTTACTGGACACGTCGCTTACTTGGCGAACAGTTAACGACTATTGGGCTACACGCTGGAGATGCTGTTATGGTGCATGCTGGCTTACGTTCGGTGGGACCAATGCTTAATGGCCCAGATGCACTGATTGGGGCCATTCTGGATGTAATTGGTAGTGAAGGTACGCTGCTTTGTTACGTTAACTGGGACTCGCAGCATGAGAATGCGCTCGATGAGACGGGACGAGTACCGAATGCGCTTAAACCAGATATTCCTCCTTTTCATCCTCTATATTCCAGAGCGAGCCGTGATCATGGCGCTTTTGCTGAATTTGTCCGCACAACTCCTGGTGCTCAGCGCAGTTTAAATCCGGGCGCATCAGTCGTCGCCATTGGTGGACGGGCCAGCTGGTTTATTGCTGATCATCCACTCGACTACGGATATGGGCCGGGTTCGCCCTTTGCAAAGCTGGTCTCTATATCGGGGAAGGTTCTGATGATTGGCGCACCCCTCGATACGATGAGCCTGCTTCATCATGCCGAGCACCTGGCTCAGATACCGGGCAAACATATCCGCCGAATGGAGGTCCCACTACAAATTAATGGCCACGTTGATTGGCGTATGATTGAAGAATTCGATACAGTCGATCCGGTAGTCGATGGCCTCGAAGCTGACTATTTCAAAACCATTGTCGAAGAGTTTCTGGCCACAAAGGGTGGAAATGAAGGAATCATTGGTGCCGCCCCCTCCGTTCTAATCTCTGCCGCCGATATCGTTCCCTTTGCCGTTCGGTGGCTGGAGCAGCGATTTGGTTGA
- a CDS encoding energy transducer TonB — MRTISLIFLLVGALWLPSRAQQSHLDSGSTQNRPIFTVVEQQPEFPGGMNKLMQYFRTNLRYPEAARKARIQGRVFITFIVSEDGAIQQVRALKSVDPDLDAEAVRLVQSMPNWIPARQQGRSVACRYNLPVNFAL; from the coding sequence ATGCGGACTATTTCGCTTATTTTCTTACTGGTTGGAGCACTTTGGCTTCCCTCTCGGGCACAGCAGTCTCACCTTGACTCAGGTTCTACCCAGAATCGCCCAATCTTTACCGTCGTCGAACAGCAACCCGAGTTTCCGGGGGGTATGAACAAATTGATGCAGTATTTTCGGACCAATCTGCGTTATCCGGAGGCCGCCCGAAAGGCCAGAATTCAAGGCCGTGTCTTCATTACCTTTATTGTTTCTGAGGATGGGGCAATTCAACAAGTCCGTGCACTAAAAAGTGTTGACCCTGATTTAGATGCCGAAGCGGTACGACTAGTCCAGAGTATGCCGAATTGGATACCCGCCAGGCAGCAGGGACGATCGGTAGCTTGTCGTTACAACCTTCCCGTAAATTTTGCATTATAA
- a CDS encoding sensor histidine kinase codes for MKNRLSLYWKCQLAGWSLAALYWGYTGITGGTFNVALGLLQFVTDVAAYSLITHLYRNFALRHGWTDLEINPLLKRIIPAVFVLGFVYLVVTAAKIFLFRLWFQTGPVQSFPLFIELNGVAIFIAGIRLMSIWLLAYHLYHYAQREVRSTREKARLEITTRDARLNNLSAQLNPHLLFNSLNTIKALVIDEPESARRAIDLLSDLLRTGLYTGDDVLISVKDELTLVMDYLELEKLRFEERLTYQVQMDDSLTSVRILRLSIQTLVENAIKHGISTRKEGGCVRIQLSEEAGFLTITVQNPGRLDARIPITGLGIANLKERLQLTFNDRANLHLLNEPEGIVSAIVRIPIT; via the coding sequence TTGAAAAATCGATTATCTCTTTACTGGAAATGTCAATTGGCCGGTTGGTCGCTGGCGGCCCTTTATTGGGGATATACCGGTATCACAGGCGGGACATTCAACGTTGCGTTAGGCCTTCTTCAATTTGTAACGGATGTTGCGGCTTATAGTCTGATTACGCACCTGTACCGGAATTTCGCGTTACGCCACGGATGGACAGACCTGGAAATCAATCCGTTGCTCAAACGGATAATCCCAGCCGTTTTTGTCCTGGGATTTGTATATCTGGTAGTTACTGCGGCTAAAATCTTTTTATTCCGATTGTGGTTTCAAACTGGCCCGGTTCAAAGTTTTCCTCTGTTTATTGAGCTTAATGGAGTAGCGATTTTTATTGCCGGTATCCGGCTCATGTCCATCTGGCTGCTTGCTTATCATTTATACCACTATGCACAACGGGAAGTCAGATCAACCCGAGAGAAGGCCCGACTGGAAATCACAACCCGGGATGCCCGTTTAAATAACCTCTCGGCTCAGCTTAACCCGCATTTACTGTTCAATTCGCTGAATACCATTAAGGCGCTGGTCATTGATGAACCAGAGTCAGCCAGGCGGGCTATTGACCTGCTATCAGATTTACTACGTACGGGGCTGTATACTGGGGATGATGTACTTATTTCGGTAAAAGATGAACTCACCCTGGTGATGGATTATCTGGAACTGGAAAAACTTCGCTTCGAAGAACGATTGACGTATCAGGTGCAAATGGATGATAGCCTGACATCGGTGCGGATACTGCGCTTATCCATTCAGACATTGGTAGAGAATGCGATTAAGCATGGAATAAGCACGCGGAAAGAAGGAGGTTGTGTCCGTATCCAGCTCTCAGAAGAAGCCGGATTTCTTACGATCACGGTCCAAAATCCGGGCCGTCTCGACGCGCGTATACCCATAACCGGCTTAGGGATTGCCAATTTAAAGGAACGACTGCAACTGACCTTTAATGACAGAGCTAATTTGCACTTACTGAACGAACCGGAAGGAATTGTTTCAGCGATTGTACGGATACCAATCACATGA
- a CDS encoding LytR/AlgR family response regulator transcription factor encodes MKKISVLIIDDERHARMELKRLIAGFPELDCIGEARNADEAQQLIEDKHPDLLFLDIQMPERSGFELLQALDNVPEVIFVTAFDQYAIKAFDVNALDYLLKPIRAERFAQAIAKLTMKAAFSGQNKQIFVKDRDQYHFIRWEKVYLIESMDNYARLFFEEKKVWLKRSLNQLVKTLDEAMFFRINRAQVVNMHFIQTINTSENSRLTITLTTGQTLKVSQRQSARLKNAGKI; translated from the coding sequence ATGAAGAAGATAAGCGTACTGATCATAGATGATGAGCGTCATGCCCGAATGGAGCTCAAACGGCTGATCGCTGGCTTTCCCGAACTGGATTGTATTGGTGAAGCCCGAAATGCCGATGAAGCACAACAGCTTATCGAAGATAAACACCCGGATCTGTTGTTTTTAGATATCCAGATGCCCGAACGGAGTGGATTCGAATTGCTGCAAGCTTTAGATAATGTACCGGAAGTCATCTTCGTCACGGCCTTTGATCAGTATGCCATAAAAGCGTTTGATGTGAATGCACTGGATTACCTGTTGAAACCAATCCGGGCAGAACGGTTTGCACAGGCCATCGCTAAACTGACCATGAAAGCTGCTTTTTCGGGCCAAAACAAGCAGATTTTCGTAAAAGACCGCGATCAATATCATTTCATCCGGTGGGAAAAAGTCTACCTGATTGAATCGATGGACAATTACGCCCGGTTATTTTTTGAGGAGAAAAAGGTCTGGCTGAAACGCTCACTGAACCAGCTCGTCAAAACACTGGACGAAGCTATGTTCTTCCGGATCAACCGGGCACAGGTGGTCAACATGCATTTTATCCAAACGATCAATACATCTGAAAATAGCCGACTAACGATTACGCTCACGACAGGGCAAACGCTGAAGGTTTCGCAACGTCAATCGGCCCGGCTAAAAAACGCAGGAAAAATCTAA